One Microbacterium keratanolyticum DNA window includes the following coding sequences:
- a CDS encoding Hsp20/alpha crystallin family protein, whose product MAMTLDPISQLDRFAASVLDSVRTPRTMPVDLCRDGDRYLLHADIPGADPGSIDVDIDGSQLSIRAQRTAGNGEGMRWITRERSDGAYLRQFTLGDGVDVDHISASYESGVLTVVIPVSERAKPRKIRVDNLEDRQAIDA is encoded by the coding sequence ATGGCAATGACACTCGACCCGATCAGTCAGCTCGACCGCTTCGCCGCGAGCGTGCTCGACTCCGTCCGCACACCCCGCACCATGCCCGTCGACCTCTGTCGCGACGGTGACCGCTATCTGCTCCATGCCGACATCCCCGGCGCCGACCCCGGATCCATCGACGTCGACATCGACGGATCGCAGCTGTCGATCCGGGCACAGCGCACCGCCGGCAACGGCGAAGGCATGCGTTGGATCACTCGCGAGCGCAGCGACGGCGCTTATCTGCGCCAGTTCACGCTTGGCGATGGCGTCGACGTCGATCACATCTCGGCGTCGTACGAGAGCGGAGTGCTCACCGTCGTCATCCCGGTCAGCGAGCGTGCGAAGCCACGCAAGATCCGCGTCGACAATCTTGAGGATCGACAGGCGATCGACGCCTGA
- a CDS encoding MerR family transcriptional regulator — MASHDPGTPLYGIAVAAQLAGVPEPTLRLYERHGLLNPYRSEGGTRRYSEDDLERLRRVAGLRDAGVNLAGINRVIDLEDENADLRRELDARADAAE, encoded by the coding sequence GTGGCGAGTCATGACCCGGGAACCCCGCTGTACGGAATCGCCGTCGCGGCGCAGCTCGCCGGCGTGCCTGAACCCACGCTCCGTCTCTACGAGCGCCATGGGCTGCTGAACCCATATCGGAGTGAGGGGGGCACGCGCCGCTACAGCGAAGACGATCTGGAGCGGCTGCGTCGGGTCGCGGGGCTGCGCGATGCCGGTGTGAATCTCGCGGGGATCAACCGTGTGATCGACCTCGAAGACGAGAACGCGGATCTGCGGCGCGAACTCGACGCCCGCGCCGACGCCGCAGAGTGA
- a CDS encoding SDR family NAD(P)-dependent oxidoreductase, translating into MSVMQKFSLEGRVALVTGGNRGIGRGIAQALAEAGAAVAITARTAQAAQDAAAELTAEGHTALGVALDVTDADSVESAVAEVEVALGPIDVLINNAGISIGGAALEIDDDVWTQTLDTNLNGVWRCSRAVGRRMAERGGGTIVNIGSMSAMIVNQPRWQPAYLASKAAVHQLTKALAAEWAAHSIRVNAMAPGYILTEASPVDQPEYYASCVEPAAMKRWGTPEELGAVAVFLASEASSFMTGSVLVVDGGYTLF; encoded by the coding sequence ATGTCGGTCATGCAGAAGTTCTCCCTCGAGGGCCGGGTGGCGCTCGTCACGGGCGGCAACCGAGGGATCGGACGCGGCATCGCGCAGGCGCTCGCCGAGGCGGGGGCTGCGGTCGCGATCACTGCGCGCACGGCTCAGGCGGCTCAGGATGCTGCCGCCGAACTCACCGCGGAAGGCCACACGGCCCTCGGCGTTGCCCTCGACGTGACGGACGCCGACAGTGTCGAGTCCGCCGTTGCGGAGGTTGAGGTCGCGCTCGGCCCGATCGACGTACTGATCAACAACGCGGGCATCTCCATCGGCGGTGCGGCGCTCGAGATCGATGACGACGTCTGGACGCAGACCCTCGACACCAACCTCAACGGTGTCTGGCGCTGCAGCCGCGCCGTCGGTCGTCGCATGGCCGAACGCGGTGGCGGCACGATCGTGAACATCGGCTCGATGTCGGCCATGATCGTCAACCAGCCGCGCTGGCAGCCGGCATACCTGGCCTCGAAGGCCGCGGTGCATCAGCTGACGAAGGCCCTCGCTGCGGAGTGGGCTGCGCACAGCATCCGGGTGAATGCGATGGCGCCGGGGTACATCCTCACCGAGGCGTCCCCGGTCGATCAGCCCGAGTACTACGCGTCTTGCGTCGAGCCTGCCGCGATGAAGCGCTGGGGGACACCTGAGGAGCTCGGCGCGGTCGCCGTGTTCCTCGCCAGCGAGGCATCCAGCTTCATGACCGGCTCCGTGCTCGTCGTTGACGGTGGCTACACGCTGTTCTGA
- a CDS encoding helix-turn-helix domain-containing protein has product MTPAAEEEETGIHCRLDELLAERGMTLTELSARVGVSIVNLSVLKNDRARAIRYSTLRAICDALGCEVGELLVLS; this is encoded by the coding sequence ATGACTCCCGCGGCAGAAGAAGAGGAAACCGGCATCCACTGCCGTCTCGACGAATTGCTCGCCGAGCGCGGCATGACACTCACCGAGCTGAGCGCACGGGTCGGCGTCAGCATCGTGAACCTCTCGGTGCTGAAGAACGACCGCGCCCGGGCCATCCGGTATTCGACCCTCCGCGCGATCTGCGATGCGCTCGGGTGCGAGGTCGGCGAGCTGCTCGTTCTCTCCTGA
- a CDS encoding cation:proton antiporter, translating to MDAAFFYIVVGAVAVAAIARWRGWPAPLLVTIVALAASFLPFVPEITIDGHVLLNIVLPPLLYSAALDVSFVSFSRSLPQIRRLGIGLVVVTAVAVGFVAWWLMPSLTLPGALLLGAIVAPPDAVSAAAIGRKLGLPRRVMTVLSGESLINDATSLTMYRVFAGVIVGAASFVLWESIWQFLVAVVVGVAVGVVFGIVLHQLRMRVSDPVVNGTFGLLAPFGAYGIAEHLLGSGVLAVVAMGLFVGYNAPRTDYLTRQQEAPLWLSADFLLESFVFAYIGLQLPRVLADLNDGAVGEVIVLAIGVLLVVLIVRPLFVYPAHAWGQWWLRQKVRRWEKHRGTVPEERERPAKRGHRARTEQQLKARVAESALSWKDNAVISWAGMRGVVTLATALAAADLAGLDPNAEHAIVVVAFVVTVGTLLLQGLTLPWMIRRLEVVDDVEAKEDERQIAAVRARSREVGKAYLREARTRWAAEYGEEQLRTFDAFAKRLVKFESDADAVAPDAAPAQIGYEQFLPLMKGWLSVRRALLLEERDAGTLSEEVMHELIAAMDAEELALDARAATRYSR from the coding sequence ATGGATGCCGCCTTCTTCTACATCGTCGTCGGTGCTGTCGCTGTCGCGGCGATCGCGCGCTGGAGAGGGTGGCCCGCTCCGCTGCTCGTGACGATCGTTGCGCTCGCGGCATCCTTCCTTCCCTTCGTGCCTGAGATCACGATCGACGGGCATGTGCTGTTGAACATCGTGCTGCCGCCGCTGCTGTACTCGGCGGCGCTGGATGTGTCGTTCGTCAGCTTCTCGCGCAGCCTTCCCCAGATCCGACGTCTGGGAATCGGGCTTGTCGTCGTCACGGCGGTCGCCGTCGGGTTCGTCGCCTGGTGGCTGATGCCGTCGCTCACTCTGCCCGGTGCCCTCCTGCTGGGCGCGATCGTCGCGCCGCCGGATGCGGTCTCCGCCGCCGCTATCGGACGCAAGCTCGGCCTGCCTCGACGCGTGATGACCGTGTTGTCGGGGGAGAGTCTCATCAACGACGCGACATCGCTCACGATGTACCGGGTCTTCGCGGGCGTGATCGTCGGCGCGGCGTCGTTCGTCCTCTGGGAGTCGATCTGGCAGTTCCTCGTTGCGGTCGTCGTCGGCGTCGCGGTCGGTGTGGTCTTCGGGATCGTGCTGCATCAGCTGCGGATGAGGGTCAGCGATCCGGTCGTCAACGGCACGTTCGGTCTGCTGGCTCCCTTCGGTGCCTACGGCATCGCGGAGCACCTGCTCGGATCGGGCGTGCTCGCGGTCGTCGCGATGGGCCTGTTCGTCGGCTACAACGCTCCGCGCACCGACTATCTGACGCGTCAGCAGGAGGCGCCGCTGTGGCTGTCGGCTGACTTCCTGCTCGAGTCCTTCGTCTTCGCGTACATCGGCCTCCAGCTGCCTCGTGTGCTGGCGGATCTCAACGACGGCGCGGTCGGAGAGGTCATCGTACTGGCGATCGGGGTACTGCTGGTCGTGCTGATCGTCCGACCGCTGTTCGTGTACCCGGCGCATGCCTGGGGGCAGTGGTGGCTGCGGCAGAAGGTGCGGAGGTGGGAGAAGCATCGCGGCACTGTGCCGGAAGAGCGCGAGCGTCCGGCCAAGCGCGGTCACCGTGCGCGCACGGAGCAGCAGCTGAAGGCTCGTGTCGCGGAGTCGGCGCTGTCGTGGAAAGACAATGCGGTGATCTCGTGGGCGGGAATGCGCGGTGTCGTCACACTTGCCACGGCGCTCGCCGCCGCTGACCTGGCGGGCCTGGATCCCAACGCGGAGCATGCGATCGTCGTGGTCGCCTTCGTTGTCACGGTGGGCACCCTGCTGCTGCAGGGCCTGACGCTGCCCTGGATGATCCGTCGGCTGGAGGTCGTCGACGACGTGGAGGCGAAGGAGGATGAGCGGCAGATCGCGGCCGTGCGCGCTCGCAGCCGCGAGGTCGGCAAGGCGTATCTGAGGGAGGCGCGCACCCGCTGGGCCGCCGAGTATGGCGAGGAACAGCTTCGCACCTTCGACGCGTTCGCGAAGCGACTGGTGAAGTTCGAATCGGATGCCGACGCTGTCGCCCCGGATGCTGCGCCGGCCCAGATCGGATACGAGCAGTTCCTTCCTCTGATGAAGGGATGGCTGTCGGTGCGGCGTGCACTGCTGCTGGAGGAACGCGACGCCGGCACGCTGAGCGAAGAGGTCATGCATGAGCTGATCGCCGCGATGGATGCGGAAGAGCTCGCGCTGGATGCGCGCGCCGCTACTCGCTATTCCCGTTGA
- a CDS encoding DUF2795 domain-containing protein, with protein sequence MTTSPSLQRFLLTMEYPATKDDLLREARRDELAPADCSALEALPERSFSASWQVSLALREPAEAAVLLAA encoded by the coding sequence ATGACGACCTCACCCTCTCTTCAGCGGTTCCTCCTCACCATGGAGTACCCCGCGACGAAGGACGATCTCCTCCGCGAGGCGCGCCGTGACGAACTCGCACCCGCCGACTGCTCGGCGCTGGAGGCGCTCCCCGAACGCAGCTTCAGCGCCAGCTGGCAGGTGAGTCTCGCATTGCGCGAGCCGGCGGAAGCCGCCGTGCTTCTCGCGGCCTGA
- a CDS encoding phosphoribosyltransferase: MDRFRDRDEAGRLLADRLTEQARPDAVVLALPRGGVPVAAVIAARLGMPLDVLVVRKLGVPWHSELAMGAVGEEGATVLNDDVIAAARIDETTLQGVIARERSEVTRRVDRFRGARPPVPLAGRRAIIVDDGVATGATARAGCAVARLRGAASVVLAVPVGAPSVIRDLREVADEIICLHEPPGFMAVGMHYLDFRQVEDAEVGRLLRAGR; this comes from the coding sequence GTGGACAGATTCCGTGATCGCGACGAAGCGGGGCGTCTGCTTGCCGACCGGCTGACTGAGCAGGCGAGGCCGGATGCCGTCGTGCTGGCTTTGCCTCGCGGAGGCGTCCCTGTCGCGGCCGTCATCGCCGCACGACTCGGGATGCCGCTGGATGTGCTCGTCGTGCGGAAGCTGGGTGTGCCGTGGCATTCGGAGCTGGCGATGGGCGCGGTCGGCGAGGAGGGTGCGACGGTGTTGAACGACGATGTGATCGCCGCGGCGCGCATCGACGAGACCACGCTGCAGGGGGTGATCGCTCGGGAGCGGTCCGAGGTCACACGACGCGTCGACCGATTCCGGGGCGCACGGCCGCCGGTTCCACTGGCGGGGCGCAGGGCGATCATCGTGGACGACGGGGTGGCCACGGGAGCCACCGCCCGGGCGGGGTGCGCGGTCGCACGACTTCGCGGCGCAGCATCCGTCGTGCTTGCGGTGCCTGTTGGTGCGCCATCGGTGATCCGCGACCTTCGTGAGGTGGCGGACGAGATCATCTGCCTGCACGAGCCGCCCGGATTCATGGCAGTGGGGATGCACTATCTCGACTTCCGTCAGGTCGAGGATGCGGAGGTCGGGCGACTGCTGCGCGCCGGTCGCTGA
- a CDS encoding dicarboxylate/amino acid:cation symporter, translated as MSTTTARAAKAPDTRSPIRKLLTSFGFQILAALVLGIAAGLIGRQISVDGAPTVLSDTLDKIGSSYVTILRAAVVPLIFTAIVASISNLRRVQNAARLAGQTLLWFAITAFIAVSIGIALGLIIQPGARAGEGLEAPAEPSRVGSWWDFLLGLIPQNFLGITVSTYPGAAEGTFSSSVGFNILQVIVVATVIGIAALKAGKKAEPFLAFTESLLKVIQRVLWWIIRLAPLGTFGLIGSAVIKYGWDKLVGLAWFAIAIYVGLALVLFVVYPILVKTHGLSIKQYFSGVWPAVQLAFVSRSSIGTLPLTERVTERNLGVPRAYASFAVPFGATTKMDGCAAIYPAIAAIFVAQFFGIELNFVQYLLIVIVSVVGSAATAGTTGAIVMLTLTLSTLGLPLEGVGLLLAIDPILDMGRTAVNVAGQALIPTIVAKREGILDEELYNAPREGLPFADDSGDDSNEDDSTAPDAAPEASAEPAPAR; from the coding sequence TTGAGCACCACCACCGCCCGCGCCGCCAAGGCGCCCGACACGCGCAGCCCCATCCGCAAGCTGCTGACGTCGTTCGGCTTCCAGATCCTCGCCGCGCTCGTGCTCGGCATCGCCGCCGGCCTCATCGGCCGCCAGATCTCCGTCGACGGTGCGCCGACCGTGCTGTCCGACACGCTCGACAAGATCGGCTCGTCGTACGTCACGATCCTGCGTGCCGCTGTCGTTCCGCTGATCTTCACCGCGATCGTCGCGAGCATCTCGAACCTGCGCCGCGTGCAGAACGCCGCTCGCCTCGCAGGCCAGACGCTGCTGTGGTTCGCGATCACCGCGTTCATCGCCGTGTCGATCGGTATCGCCCTCGGCCTCATCATCCAGCCGGGCGCTCGCGCCGGAGAAGGCCTCGAAGCGCCCGCAGAGCCCTCGCGCGTCGGCTCGTGGTGGGACTTCCTGCTCGGCCTCATCCCGCAGAACTTCCTCGGCATCACGGTCAGCACCTATCCGGGCGCTGCTGAGGGCACGTTCTCGTCGAGCGTTGGCTTCAACATCCTCCAGGTCATCGTCGTCGCGACCGTCATCGGCATCGCCGCCCTCAAGGCCGGCAAGAAGGCCGAGCCGTTCCTGGCCTTCACCGAGTCGCTGCTCAAGGTCATCCAGCGCGTGCTGTGGTGGATCATCCGCCTCGCCCCGCTCGGTACCTTCGGCCTCATCGGATCGGCCGTCATCAAGTACGGCTGGGACAAGCTGGTCGGTCTCGCCTGGTTCGCGATCGCGATCTACGTCGGTCTCGCGCTCGTGCTGTTCGTGGTCTACCCGATTCTCGTGAAGACGCACGGCCTCTCGATCAAGCAGTACTTCTCGGGTGTGTGGCCCGCCGTGCAGCTCGCCTTCGTGAGCCGCTCGTCGATCGGCACGCTGCCCCTGACCGAGCGCGTCACCGAGCGCAACCTCGGTGTGCCCCGCGCCTACGCATCCTTCGCCGTGCCGTTCGGCGCGACGACCAAGATGGACGGCTGCGCCGCGATCTACCCGGCCATCGCCGCGATCTTCGTCGCACAGTTCTTCGGCATCGAGCTGAACTTCGTGCAGTACCTGCTGATCGTGATCGTCTCGGTCGTCGGTTCCGCCGCAACCGCCGGCACCACGGGCGCGATCGTCATGCTCACGCTGACGCTGTCGACCCTGGGCCTGCCCCTTGAGGGTGTCGGTCTGCTGCTCGCGATCGACCCGATCCTCGACATGGGCCGCACCGCGGTCAACGTCGCAGGTCAGGCGCTCATCCCGACGATCGTCGCCAAGCGCGAGGGCATCCTCGATGAGGAGCTCTACAACGCTCCCCGTGAGGGCCTGCCGTTCGCCGACGACTCTGGCGACGACAGCAACGAGGACGACAGCACGGCCCCGGATGCTGCACCCGAGGCATCCGCGGAGCCCGCTCCCGCCCGCTGA